The following proteins are encoded in a genomic region of Liolophura sinensis isolate JHLJ2023 chromosome 5, CUHK_Ljap_v2, whole genome shotgun sequence:
- the LOC135466014 gene encoding mucin-5AC-like encodes MGCPKERLLILAICLSVSLSVVTAGWTSWLDRDDPSASGDWETVADFNNKPCNGLATRIEARIKGDNTVILSSSQRISVGPDYGLGCRNADQYDGRCFNYRVNYRTPPRTSKTFDRDRPSGSGDWELKSLEKGNDWKNGKFILWNANIVNYGLVSERLELGPRYGLVCEKKNQPDNSCQDYEVRFFC; translated from the exons ATGGGATGCCCGAAGGAACGACTGTTGATCTTggccatctgtctgtctgtcagtctgtctgtagTAACAG CTGGTTGGACATCCTGGCTAGATCGAGACGACCCGTCAGCTAGCGGCGACTGGGAGACAGTGGCCGACTTCAATAAC AAACCGTGCAATGGCCTTGCAACCAGGATAGAAGCCAggataaagggagataacactgTAATTTTATCATCCAGCCAGCGAATCAGCGTGGGTCCTGACTATGGACTTGGGTGTAGAAATGCCGACCAGTACGATGGCAGATGTTTCAACTACCGCGTCAACTACCGCACACCCCCCCGAA CGTCGAAGACGTTTGATAGAGATCGACCTTCGGGTAGTGGCGACTGGGAATTGAAGAGTTTG GAGAAAGGCAATGACTGGAAAAACGGCAAATTCATCCTCTGGAACGCAAATATCGTCAACTACGGTTTGGTGAGCGAGCGTTTGGAGCTGGGGCCTCGTTATGGACTGGTCTGTGAGAAAAAGAACCAGCCAGATAATAGCTGTCAGGATTACGAAGTCCGGTTCTTCTGTTAG